In Candidatus Mycalebacterium zealandia, one DNA window encodes the following:
- the trmB gene encoding tRNA (guanosine(46)-N7)-methyltransferase TrmB, with translation MSPRSAAFDVSEHLPPISKQTIFGDSKPATLDIGCGDGEFLLELARLMPDFNHVGVEIKTGRFVKAVKNAEKSGTQNLKYIHLDGLLATGLFASATFDRVYMNFPDPWPKDRHRKHRIVNADFASVLARVIIGGGRFEIASDHDEYIERCSEVFARSEMFRSISGGEALLSYPGGRPQTRFEKMFREKGVDIKYLIYEAAGSY, from the coding sequence ATGAGCCCGCGGAGCGCGGCGTTTGATGTTTCGGAACACCTTCCGCCCATTTCAAAACAGACCATTTTTGGTGACTCAAAACCTGCAACTTTGGACATCGGGTGCGGCGACGGCGAGTTTCTGCTTGAACTCGCGCGGCTGATGCCGGATTTCAATCACGTTGGGGTTGAGATTAAAACGGGCAGATTCGTCAAAGCCGTGAAAAATGCGGAAAAAAGCGGCACGCAAAACCTCAAATACATCCATCTTGACGGCTTGCTTGCGACGGGGCTTTTCGCCTCCGCCACCTTTGACCGCGTTTACATGAATTTCCCCGATCCCTGGCCCAAAGACCGCCATCGCAAGCACAGGATTGTGAACGCCGATTTTGCGTCCGTTCTCGCCCGTGTAATAATCGGGGGCGGGCGCTTTGAAATCGCGAGCGACCATGATGAATACATTGAGCGGTGCTCGGAGGTTTTCGCGCGCTCGGAAATGTTCCGGAGCATTTCGGGCGGCGAGGCGTTGCTTTCGTATCCGGGCGGTAGACCGCAGACCAGATTTGAAAAGATGTTCAGGGAGAAAGGCGTGGATATTAAATACCTGATATACGAAGCGGCCGGTTCGTATTGA
- a CDS encoding BamA/TamA family outer membrane protein → MRLLAVPLLIAFLLVSFPAQGAAQESQLPEISKVSIRGGGEIDHDEMKSVISEIVPSGTFLRRTYPEFDRFKVERNMEYLRQFLAGNGYYRSLVTWRPVYEKNKRRVAVEINIKLGKHVVVSEVRINVKGSLAPEQVALIREAVYGVPLKEGERFSVQRFKKAKGVVKNTLLEMGYASAVVNSKGEVRRKERRVEVIFSIEPGPPYVFGNIEIRTEDETLRNLVIENLTYRTGEPSSLSKLFESKRRLVALGYFESVSITSEIDARAAVISTVVTPVRRKTMTLQLGIGAGRVDKLRGRVKLINRHFLHLNRTLEISARASFASQGAAVSIQQTGFLGAKSNLSLLFDIRRDDFPSYEADFFIFSPEVRKDFSHGLFSVHFNPAAIRSEIKSQAGDTNLARGLQDIFLVTLMGGIDITATDNPVDPFNGFTMSADIEISPAFLGSDEEYVKTVFEAAGYFNPAGGIVFAKKFQLGFLSPFGQTSRDEVPPFTRLFAGGNKSMRGFPFQELGPLDSRGDPVGGNSLITGAFEVRFPIWRKIGGVAFLDYGNVFPKSFDYPFGDLRYAVGTGLRYKVAGIPIAVDFGYALNHDSRLKRYQFFLDVGHAF, encoded by the coding sequence ATGCGTCTACTCGCAGTTCCATTGCTTATTGCTTTTCTGCTGGTCTCGTTCCCTGCGCAGGGAGCGGCTCAGGAAAGTCAGTTACCGGAAATTTCAAAAGTTTCCATAAGAGGCGGCGGAGAGATTGACCACGACGAGATGAAGAGCGTCATCTCGGAAATTGTTCCAAGCGGCACATTCCTGCGCAGAACCTATCCGGAATTCGACAGATTCAAGGTTGAGAGAAACATGGAATACCTGCGGCAGTTTCTTGCGGGCAACGGGTATTACCGTTCTTTGGTAACTTGGCGTCCGGTTTATGAAAAAAACAAGAGAAGGGTCGCCGTAGAGATAAACATTAAACTCGGCAAGCACGTTGTTGTGTCCGAGGTGAGGATTAACGTCAAGGGGTCCCTCGCGCCCGAACAGGTCGCGCTCATCAGGGAGGCCGTTTACGGTGTGCCGCTCAAAGAGGGAGAGAGATTTTCCGTACAACGTTTTAAAAAAGCGAAAGGGGTTGTGAAAAACACCCTGCTTGAGATGGGGTATGCCTCGGCTGTGGTCAATTCAAAAGGAGAGGTCAGGCGGAAAGAGAGGCGTGTGGAGGTGATTTTTTCCATTGAGCCGGGCCCGCCGTATGTTTTTGGCAACATAGAGATTCGCACCGAAGATGAAACCCTGCGCAATCTGGTGATAGAAAACCTTACCTACCGCACGGGAGAGCCCAGTTCGCTGTCAAAACTTTTTGAATCAAAAAGGCGGCTTGTCGCGCTGGGGTATTTTGAGTCCGTTTCCATAACTTCGGAGATTGATGCCCGGGCGGCGGTGATTTCCACGGTTGTTACTCCCGTGCGAAGAAAAACCATGACTCTCCAGTTGGGAATCGGCGCCGGGCGGGTGGACAAACTGCGCGGGCGAGTGAAGCTGATAAACCGCCATTTTTTGCATCTGAACAGAACTTTGGAAATTTCCGCGCGGGCTTCTTTCGCGTCTCAGGGCGCTGCCGTGAGTATTCAGCAGACCGGATTTCTTGGGGCAAAATCAAACCTCTCATTGCTTTTTGATATCCGCAGAGACGACTTTCCGAGTTATGAGGCGGATTTTTTCATATTTTCTCCCGAAGTCAGGAAAGACTTTTCGCACGGCTTGTTTTCTGTTCATTTCAACCCCGCCGCGATCAGGTCTGAAATAAAATCGCAAGCGGGAGACACAAATCTTGCGCGCGGGCTTCAGGACATCTTTCTGGTCACGCTCATGGGCGGCATTGATATAACGGCGACTGACAATCCGGTGGACCCATTCAACGGTTTCACAATGAGTGCCGATATTGAGATTTCTCCCGCGTTTCTGGGCTCCGATGAGGAGTACGTGAAGACCGTTTTTGAAGCCGCCGGATATTTCAATCCCGCAGGCGGAATTGTGTTCGCCAAGAAGTTTCAGTTGGGATTTTTATCTCCGTTTGGACAGACGAGCCGCGATGAAGTTCCGCCGTTCACAAGATTGTTCGCGGGCGGCAACAAAAGCATGAGGGGATTTCCGTTTCAGGAACTGGGCCCGCTTGATTCACGGGGCGACCCCGTTGGAGGAAACTCGCTCATAACCGGAGCGTTTGAGGTGCGCTTCCCCATATGGCGAAAAATTGGCGGGGTGGCTTTTCTGGATTACGGAAATGTTTTTCCGAAAAGTTTTGACTATCCGTTTGGTGACCTGCGATACGCCGTTGGCACGGGTTTGCGTTATAAAGTCGCGGGAATTCCGATTGCTGTTGATTTTGGCTACGCTCTCAACCACGACTCGCGCCTAAAACGGTATCAGTTCTTTCTGGACGTGGGACACGCTTTTTAG